One window from the genome of Pseudoalteromonas sp. '520P1 No. 423' encodes:
- a CDS encoding transcriptional regulator, with protein sequence MTKQHANATTTLEMRAFIHESDLPTAVLARLLKISESTVRKWRKRDTVDDESHTPKQLNTTLSPAQEYVVVELRTRLLLSLDELLAVSKEFINAKTSRAGLQRCLKRHGVSRLADMDQSGEATDADSPDNAAIQVPIQNLQEKNIVLSDVSPEAMREVLNQTQSLSEDEVVQVKVTQLPEFDDETTKRRLLIANDPASGWVYVDIYDGDEKAAASRYMSHVLTKAPFHIRRILAGNYTEFLSRFRMLDAELDSDTNEQNATES encoded by the coding sequence ATGACAAAACAACATGCAAATGCAACAACAACGCTGGAAATGCGTGCATTTATCCATGAATCTGATTTACCCACCGCTGTTTTAGCGCGTTTACTTAAAATATCTGAATCTACTGTTCGTAAGTGGCGTAAACGTGACACTGTAGATGATGAGTCTCATACACCTAAACAACTCAATACAACTTTAAGCCCAGCGCAAGAATATGTTGTGGTTGAATTAAGAACCCGTCTTTTGCTTTCACTAGATGAATTACTTGCCGTGAGCAAAGAATTTATTAATGCGAAAACATCAAGAGCAGGTTTGCAAAGATGTTTAAAGCGCCACGGAGTATCACGATTAGCAGATATGGATCAAAGTGGGGAAGCAACTGATGCTGATAGCCCCGATAATGCAGCAATTCAAGTACCGATACAAAATTTACAAGAAAAGAATATTGTTTTATCTGATGTATCCCCAGAAGCAATGCGAGAAGTGTTAAATCAAACACAATCTTTATCAGAAGATGAAGTAGTGCAAGTAAAGGTTACGCAACTACCTGAGTTTGATGATGAAACAACAAAACGCCGTTTGTTAATTGCAAATGATCCCGCATCGGGATGGGTTTATGTAGATATTTATGATGGTGATGAAAAAGCCGCAGCCAGCCGTTATATGAGCCATGTACTTACTAAAGCTCCATTTCATATCCGTCGTATTTTGGCTGGAAACTATACCGAATTTTTAAGCCGTTTTCGTATGTTGGATGCAGAACTCGATTCTGATACTAACGAACAAAACGCAACAGAATCTTAA